One Pectinophora gossypiella chromosome 21, ilPecGoss1.1, whole genome shotgun sequence genomic region harbors:
- the LOC126376719 gene encoding trypsin-like — translation NIFLFVILLNFAVGSIWKREEKVEPVGLNLRFNIDNNDLPTGPFRRKHHNVDSLRIRMDPISKQALRIRGGNSTDTLNYPYMAAIIINGRLWCAGAIVDINWIVTAAHCLNYVLHVSPMKTLAKYVKARVGSARPHEGGQLVDVVGAVRHPKFEEEPVPHADVALLKLSENLEFGKHVNLIKIYEGMKEPFAQSFVVITGWGATKGSDTAFRDQTPDLLTARLKVRTQHYCIDAYQLVNGFMFTDDFFCASLRNGTRDACLFDAGAPAVQQNRLMGVMSFGPERCGHEYQPAVFIKAFYFRDFVKHTISSYKSTADLIEAIEAVDPTLKPPVHVVEQHPSQHHPVAGYDDAATPPDEKHD, via the exons TGAACCTACGATTTAACATCGACAACAATGACCTGCCAACGGGCCCGTTCCGACGGAAACACCACAACGTCGACAGCCTGCGTATACGCATGGACCCCATCTCCAAACAGGCGCTGAGGATCAG GGGCGGCAACTCTACGGACACGCTGAACTACCCGTACATGGCGGCCATCATCATCAACGGGCGGCTGTGGTGCGCCGGCGCAATCGTCGACATCAACTGGATCGTCACCGCTGCGCACTGCCTCAATTA CGTCCTCCACGTGTCCCCAATGAAGACTCTAGCGAAGTACGTGAAGGCGCGCGTGGGCAGCGCGCGGCCCCACGAGGGTGGCCAGCTGGTGGACGTGGTGGGGGCCGTCAGACACCCCAAGTTTGAGGAGGAGCCCGTACCACACGCCGACGTCGCTCTGCTGAAGCTGTCTGAGAACCttg AGTTCGGCAAACACGTGAACCTGATCAAGATCTACGAGGGTATGAAGGAGCCGTTTGCGCAGAGCTTTGTCGTCATCACTGGATGGGGAGCCACCAAG GGTTCGGACACTGCGTTCAGAGACCAGACCCCGGACCTCCTGACGGCGCGACTGAAGGTGCGCACGCAGCACTACTGCATCGACGCATACCAGCTCGTCAACGGCTTCATGTTCACCGATGACTTCTTCTGCGCCTCGCTCAGGAACGGCACCAGGGATGCTTGCTTG TTCGACGCTGGTGCGCCGGCCGTGCAGCAGAACAGACTCATGGGCGTGATGAGCTTCGGCCCCGAGCGTTGTGGTCACGAGTACCAGCCCGCTGTCTTCATCAAGGCTTTTTACTTCAG GGACTTCGTGAAGCACACCATATCGTCGTACAAATCAACCGCTGACCTGATCGAAGCGATAGAGGCGGTGGACCCGACTCTCAAACCTCCTGTTCACGTG GTGGAGCAGCACCCGTCGCAACACCACCCAGTTGCCGGGTACGACGACGCCGCCACGCCGCCGGACGAGAAACACGATTAG